One Cryptosporidium parvum Iowa II chromosome 5, whole genome shotgun sequence DNA segment encodes these proteins:
- a CDS encoding alpha beta hydrolase: MSQNFKNLLRINGIFTYVESNFSLTKYLTQDNKDLQNDQVLIYIYNHGFPDYSIDYNNNENTIEFQLIDNYLCHSEAYKLEIIKDLIDENIKLSRFCGKMRDICLSENHINKLKEKSQIDKFLFVSFNTNGIGKLSQRGEFYDKTLTKDMYDIETIVECFSNILFKNSKLIMIGISTGAFLTFSYSTNYTRKDIKCENEYFISNNNLIGIICIACVDNIPESYILDFNNEQLNEFNELGYTKINTKIPIVKINHINKIKDDLKLISRDYLESYNIFPTYNFLLENKEKVVNYPILLIHGTDDQSVPFQMSLNLLNLNNNFSNKNNRYLRLLKINNGNHLLTNSKHIKKAQNEISNFVFEIL; encoded by the coding sequence atgtctcaaaattttaaaaatttattaagaaTTAATGGAATATTCACTTATGTTGAAAGTAATTTCTCATTAACAAAGTATTTAACTCAGGATAATAAGGACTTACAAAATGATCAAGTcttgatatatatatataatcaTGGATTTCCAGATTACTCAATagattataataataatgagaaTACTATTGAATTTCAACTAAtagataattatttatgtCATTCTGAAGCTTATAAAttggaaattattaaagatttaatcgatgaaaatattaagttaTCTAGATTTTGTGGAAAGATGAGGGATATATGTTTAAGTGAAAACCATATAAATAAGCTCAAGGAAAAAAGtcaaattgataaatttttatttgtatcATTTAATACTAATGGAATTGGTAAATTATCTCAAAGAGGTGAATTTTATGACAAAACGTTAACAAAAGATATGTATGATATTGAAACAATAGTAGAATgtttttctaatatattatttaaaaattcaaaattaataatgattggTATAAGTACAGGTGCATTTTTAACCTTTTCTTATTCAACTAATTATACAAGAAAAGATATAAAATGTGAAAATGAATactttatttcaaataataatttaattggtATAATATGTATTGCATGTGTAGATAATATTCCAGAAAGTTATATATtagattttaataatgaacaattaaatgaatttaacGAATTAGGatatacaaaaattaatacaaaaataccaattgttaaaattaatcatataaataaaataaaagatgatttaaaattaatttcaagagATTATTTGGAGtcatataatatatttccaacatataattttctattagaaaataaagaaaaagtgGTTAATtatccaatattattaatacatgGTACTGATGATCAATCGGTACCTTTTCAAATgtcattaaatttattaaatttaaataataattttagtAATAAAAACAACAGATATTTAAGacttttgaaaattaataatggaaatcATTTATTAACTAATTCAAAACATATAAAAAAGGCacaaaatgaaatttcaaattttgtgtttgaaatattataa
- a CDS encoding hypothetical protein (transcripts identified by EST) — MIKYLFYSFYFQLIELDINLNINRESLSALRREYSQINQSKKNNKVTTLQGLEYSQFDISNKLLKLGDFFISTSNYIIHKYLLSEKKAISNLIEQVREERYRQVERFLNHHPNIPESSLSELSFIINSAKKDKSKFNLDNNNNNNNKNNKIGQDIKLVPVFKIFEKIENSIDLNSVD; from the coding sequence atgataaaatatttattctattcattttattttcagttAATTGAActtgatattaatttgaatattaatagagAATCACTATCAGCATTAAGAAGAGAATATAGTCAAATTAATCaatcaaaaaagaataataaagttaCAACATTACAGGGATTAGAATATAGCCaatttgatatttcaaacaaattattgaaattaggggatttttttataagtacttcaaattatataatacataaatatttactatCAGAAAAAAAGGCAATTagtaatttaattgaacAAGTTAGAGAAGAAAGATATAGACAAGTTGAAAGATTTTTAAATCATCACCCAAATATTCCAGAAAGTTCTTTAAGTGAATTaagttttattattaatagtgcaaaaaaagataaatcaaaatttaatttggataataataataacaataataataaaaataataaaattggtCAAGATATTAAGTTAGTTCCtgtttttaaaatttttgagaaaattgaaaattctaTAGACTTGAATTCAGttgattaa
- a CDS encoding hypothetical protein (plasmodium conserved protein): MQESIHVIKEYKVGKMTWDGKIVKACTDKGKLQFIKELDGNTHKIRWYNIDKEINEDEIIVENEINFDIIKESKSNNVFVLKKNSKPLSIYWIQDSKLILDDLINDLNTQIKLITNNLNETIRSVLEQMNNNNNNKRRISLSEILTSEIINELKQDQDLIEELKEHMPSNQRNLQDINSVINCPQVKYTMRLLDESIYSEQIFTLSTALGLDINFDSLINKNPMQVFINALNKKYNPEEK, encoded by the coding sequence atgcAAGAATCAATACACgtaattaaagaatataaagTGGGTAAAATGACGTGGGATGGTAAAATTGTGAAAGCATGTACTGATAAAGGAAAATtacaatttattaaagaattggaTGGAAATACACATAAAATCAGATGGTATAATATagataaagaaattaatgaagatgaaataatagtagaaaatgaaattaattttgatataATTAAGGAAAGTAAGAGTAATAATgtttttgtattaaaaaaaaactccAAGCCATTAAGTATTTACTGGATACAAGATAGCAAGTTAATTTTGGATGATCTTATAAATGATTTGAATACTCAGATAAAGTTAATaactaataatttaaatgaaacTATAAGGAGTGTACTTGAACAAAtgaacaataataataataataaaagaagaatctCACTATCGGAAATATTAACAagtgaaattattaatgagCTTAAGCAAGACCAAgatttaattgaagaaCTTAAAGAGCATATGCCTTCAAATCAAAGAAATCTTCAAGATATTAACTCAGTGATTAATTGTCCACAAGTTAAATATACTATGAGATTATTGGACgaatcaatatattctgaacaaatatttacaCTCTCAACTGCTCTTGGATTAGATATCAATTTTGATTCATTAATCAATAAAAATCCAATGCAAGTTTTTATTAATGctctaaataaaaaatataatccagaagaaaaataa
- a CDS encoding hypothetical protein (similar to bacterial glycerophosphodiester phosphodiesterase, signal peptide) — RAKKKKNRNNNNKTIKMVLELFVIILIVNYLLLHFPKILRAINGSNSKLKSSNSVLGKGKGCLHISHRGGSEEVPENTTVAFDHAINNCSTDMLEIDVWLTKDNLLVVLHDENLLNICNIDKLVGEFNYADLPMTKDSESLTPSSDFLNRNEWKCYPKKFSSQKLITLEELFQRYPDTLISVDVKNPDSRLAVSKTVGLVRRFKRENKTMLCSFSNENIDYLNEYNKNKNEPELVICIGKDKLLKILLAYFTGFLPWIHIEEHVLSFPMSYIFFSTYGRKFADKISKYFKLSKYQLKYIEDELVPNILVWLFSRKLLIRHLQKRGIRCFAWVCNNEKEMNICKELELDGIMSDRPNLLREYYIKNKIKPFK; from the coding sequence agggccaaaaaaaaaaaaaatagaaataacaataataaaacgATAAAGATGGTTTTAGAGCTTTTCGTAATCATTCTTATAGTAAATTACTTACTTTTGcattttccaaaaatattaagagCAATAAACGGAAGTAATTCAAAGCTTAAATCCTCTAACAGCGTTCTAGGTAAAGGTAAAGGCTGTTTACATATTTCACATAGAGGAGGATCCGAAGAAGTTCCAGAAAACACAACTGTAGCATTTGACCAtgcaataaataattgtaGTACAGATATGTTGGAAATAGATGTTTGGCTAACAAAAGATAATTTACTAGTAGTATTGCATGATGAGaacttattaaatatttgtaacATTGACAAATTAGTTGGAGAATTTAATTATGCAGATCTTCCAATGACAAAAGATTCAGAATCATTAACACCATCTTCAGATTTTCTCAACCGTAATGAATGGAAATGTTATCCAAAAAAGTTTTCATCACAAAAGTTAATAACATTAGAAGAGTTATTTCAAAGATATCCTGATACACTAATTTCCGTGGATGTTAAAAATCCTGATAGTAGACTAGCAGTATCTAAAACAGTTGGATTAGTTAGAAGATTTAAAAGAGAGAATAAAACAATGTTATGTTCATTTTCGAATGAGaatattgattatttaaatgagtataataagaataaaaatgaacCAGAATTAGTAATATGTATTGGTaaagataaattattaaagatcTTACTAGCATATTTTACAGGATTTTTACCTTGGATTCATATAGAAGAACATGTATTATCTTTTCCAATGAGttatatattcttttcaacATATGGAAGAAAGTTTGCAGATaagatttcaaaatattttaaattgagtaaatatcaattaaaatatattgaagatGAGTTGGTACCAAATATTCTAGTTTGGTTATTTAGTAGGAAGTTATTAATAAGGCATTTACAAAAAAGAGGAATAAGGTGTTTTGCTTGGGTATGTAATAATGAGaaagaaatgaatatatGTAAAGAGTTAGAATTGGATGGAATAATGTCAGATAGGCCAAATTTACTGAgagaatattatataaagaataaaataaagCCTTTTAAATAG
- a CDS encoding hypothetical protein (large hypothetical protein with region conserved in plasmodium) translates to MSLEIDDDDKNLLSQFLQLSVQRKIQGFKLRQELNINTNTDDKNLNNRKFSNIEIKNLYNEYFKAIKVIEELVNCRFDQDFNVRVKLAKNLEKILKIDPIFTCLVTVKLSNLINDNDINVIKAIIDILYNQIEVIISDLLLPYSIKQLIIEKEESYKQIEELQESTFNKDSWWDSEICRKLHLATDESLNSFYSLIKLISKILETYGNGGTINNKQKDRDLVILNSYQIDDEWKREALYKKTLKLAFKILRICMINTNILQEVKSNLIIESRNRVNHQCWDYPGNFNLNQKKNSRVIVTYDHQSNGNYVYFNQFGCILPIEVILCKSSITVFENVIRSISDSIELSGRFLLRLKEINYLNICYWIQFIGWLCSSKGIYLSRFISSIIELSKELFIQINEKEVERINAVKFVLQEELLRILASAHTYDNIILFGEIISILNKLGKKGNLHELRQEAINKFNKNYNNNNKNNNDSNDFHVDEKNESTNDILPPIHAQELRGRSTRYSYKRMKYDVDDGFYKISPQSVIEGVCWLFSTNSYSNVVDIAINNFLNLKIPNNLFVEEGNNDECNEQKKNIDLILNSSKFPWTNKFSPLNSNKKLEFNVQDEKQNIEEDYEKEMRNIDDEMFVFNYKNKEIKQILDLESNIPDLSGENSNNKKRTLNALVKVDNAITEEKYDIEGLTNAINIGTWEELKSNSNSIKSILFSQIITSVLVSPAVDISTDGLYKVSRTLLNNNQLMNVLKHGQLILTSWELLLKRISESEDKDIITSSIETYGEGVNMAWNLLVERITTAFEILFYKYRLLIRLILNKERIILNNKSDLKMEQVFIEILVKTLLSETKELLTNILLITNINDEEYTNEINEDYFVYLDNILYYNELNLHNIQCMNENSINNNEALNTSNNLRNINIVFILWIYNFVLEQRIKVLHNLFFRFYHYDSKANQEELIFEKVFQWIINENDMNNDVINEENENQIFFDYNKLFIFCFNNFTKCISDYNTKSNIFLSQLKRLIMNTPKIPTNFLRLLFNQWLFSNNYCMQLSTLNHEVAAQTDDSMLLVKREYALNIFYELLNSNYPIDNIRKVSYFVLIVAFLSYNSDSSNLNFLDNICLFLENVEPMHIESSNIDNCGESINLNRNINFFEFTKELFTVKNIQSNKKINIQLNQVNNLRNTFVENLISVLYCNINEVKNDFYNNEVTHLKTYLNEEMNNWNDAEIYGEIWIIVLSLVLVSIIVSDEISCDNNDEIITDLFNTNKFLIIAAKNIQEMIKNELMPKYKKTYDLNKHIYNHFKVGVKQDFDNEQDKDFEDEFNKSNVNERIQSMVIDQNQGSDTLMETMNLENIENNSQNIEKIYLSYVEDLFSRSCLIFKYYCLRYPCLINYLFKLYSRIVDEINKNQQINSSDNNHNNDYNILTLLNKIKDLFNNLFVEIILLFKHHYSSEKGNLDILIKEYLRILDIYSSDHIKYNYLFDFIIQILGNINFSNLELCLKVYNIFKDTQNINIIIPIIGYYDLQKIKELLPVIISKSDKSMIKECIKNIVTNPFALKDKVISSSDLLLLLISYSYPDVNYVDKKKTVDIIDCCFELTQSNPPIFDSEIIASVIGKIVQDEKSVFPRTLGRTLVLSVMYLPTVRSFISSFVISSLIRNYKVWEDTLTWRGVKHCIQKLWCDYKASIFPSLILLPQIEFQGIFNELIETNSDLRVDCMDIIKKTVSLVKYYIFH, encoded by the coding sequence atgAGCTTGGAAATTGATGATGACGATAAGAATTTACTTTCCCAATTTTTGCAATTATCAGTACAAAGAAAGATACAAGGATTTAAATTGAGGCAagaattgaatataaatactAATACTGATGATAAGAAtcttaataatagaaaattttcaaatattgaaataaaaaatttatataatgaatattttaaagcTATTAAGgtaattgaagaattagTAAATTGTAGATTTGACCAAGATTTTAATGTAAGAGTAAAATTAGCAAAGAATTTAGaaaagattttgaagattgATCCAATATTTACTTGCTTAGTTACTGTTAaactttcaaatttgattaatgataatgatattaatgtAATTAAGGCTATAAttgatatattatataatcaAATTGAGGTAATAATTTCTGATTTACTTTTACCATATTCTATTaaacaattaataattgaaaaagagGAAAGCTATAAACAAATAGAAGAATTACAAGAAAGCACATTTAATAAGGATTCTTGGTGGGATTCTGAAATTTGCAGAAAATTACATTTAGCAACAGATGAATCATTAAATAgtttttattcattaattaaattaatctcaaaaatattagaaacTTATGGTAATGGTGgaacaattaataataaacaaaaagaTCGAGATTTAGtgattttaaattcttATCAAATAGATGATGAATGGAAAAGAGAGGCATTATATAAGAAGACACTTAAATTAGcctttaaaatattacGTATATGTATgattaatacaaatattttacaaGAGgtaaaatcaaatttaataatagagTCAAGAAATAGAGTAAATCACCAATGTTGGGATTATCCAGGTAACtttaatttgaatcaaaaaaagaattcaagAGTAATAGTAACATACGATCATCAAAGTAATGGTAATTATGTTTATTTTAATCAATTTGGATGTATTTTACCAATAGAAGTAATTTTATGTAAAAGTTCGATAACagtttttgaaaatgtTATTAGAAGTATTTCAGATTCAATAGAATTATCAGGAAGATTTTTATTGAGattgaaagaaattaattacCTCAATATATGTTACTGGATTCAATTTATAGGTTGGCTTTGTAGTTCAAAAGGAATTTATCTTAGCAGATTCATTTCCTCGATAATAGAACTCTCAAAGGAActtttcattcaaattaatgaaaaagaagttGAGAGAATAAATGCAGTAAAATTCGTACTTCAAGAAGAACTACTGCGTATTCTTGCTTCAGCACACACTTACGAcaatataattctttttggTGAAATTATTAGTATTCTTAATAAGCTTGGGAAGAAAGGAAATCTTCACGAACTTAGACAAGAAGCTATTAACaaatttaacaaaaattacaataataataataaaaacaataatgaCAGTAATGATTTCCATGTGGATGAGAAGAACGAATCAACAAACGACATTTTACCGCCAATTCATGCACAAGAATTACGTGGTAGGTCAACGAGATACTCGTataaaagaatgaaatatGATGTAGATGATGGATTTTATAAGATTTCACCGCAAAGTGTAATAGAAGGAGTTTGTTGGTTATTTTCAACAAACTCTTATTCAAATGTTGTAGATATtgcaataaataattttttaaacttgaaaataCCAAATAACTTATTTGTTGAGGAAGgaaataatgatgaatgTAACGaacaaaagaagaatataGACTTAATACTAAATTCGAGTAAATTTCCTTGGactaataaattttcaCCTTTGAATAGCaataaaaaattggaatttaATGTTCAAGatgaaaaacaaaatattgaagaggactatgaaaaagaaatgagAAACATAGATGATGAGATGtttgtttttaattataaaaataaggaAATTAAGCAGATTCTTGATTTAGAATCTAACATTCCAGATTTATCTGGTGAAAATTctaataacaaaaaaagGACTTTAAATGCTTTAGTTAAAGTAGATAACGCTATAACCGAAGAAAAATATGATATTGAAGGTTTAACCAATGcaataaatattggaaCTTGGGAAGAATTGAAAAGCAATAGTAATAGTATTAagtcaatattattttctcaaattattacaaGCGTATTAGTGTCACCAGCTGTAGATATATCTACAGATGGATTATATAAAGTTTCAAGaacattattaaataataatcagTTAATGAATGTACTAAAACATGGACAGTTGATTTTAACATCTTgggaattattattgaagagAATTAGTGAATCAGAAgataaagatattattactagCAGTATTGAAACTTATGGTGAAGGTGTTAATATGGCATGGAATTTACTTGTAGAAAGAATTACCACtgcttttgaaattttattctATAAATATAGACTCTTAATAAGATTAATCTTAAacaaagaaagaattattttaaataataaaagtgaCTTAAAAATGGAGCAAGTATTTATTGAGATTTTGGTAAAAACACTTTTAAGCGAAACAAAAGAACTATTAACAAACATTCTACTtataacaaatattaatgatgagGAATATactaatgaaattaatgagGATTACTTTGTTTATTTGGATAATatactttattataatgaattaaatttacaCAATATTCAATGTATGAAcgaaaattcaattaataataatgaggcattaaatacttcaaataatttaagaaatattaatatagtATTCATTCTATGGatttataattttgttttagAACAAAGAATTAAAGTATTACACAATTTATTCTTTAGATTTTACCATTATGATTCAAAGGCAAATCAAGaggaattaatttttgagaAGGTATTTCAGTGGATTATTAACGAAAATGATATGAATAATGATgtaattaatgaagaaaatgaaaatcaaatattttttgattataataaattattcatattttgttttaataacttCACCAAGTGTATTTCTGATTATAATACTAAgagtaatatttttctctcTCAACTCAAAAGACTTATTATGAATACGCCAAAAATACCTACAAATTTTCTgagattattattcaatcaATGGctattttctaataattattgcatgcaattatCCACATTAAATCATGAGGTTGCCGCCCAAACAGATGATAGCATGTTATTAGTAAAGAGAGAATATgcattaaatatattttatgaattattaaattcaaattatcctattgataatataaGAAAGGTTTCATATTTTGTGTTGATTGTAGCATTTTTAAGCTATAATTCAGATTCAAGCAATTTAAATTTCTTGgataatatttgtttatttttagaaaatgTGGAACCTATGCATATAGAGTCGTCAAATATTGACAATTGTGGGGAAAGCATAAACTTGAATCgcaatattaatttctttgaGTTTactaaagaattatttactgtcaaaaatattcaaagcAATAAGAAGATAAACATTCAGTTGAATCAAGTAAATAATCTACGAAATACCTTTGTagagaatttaatttcagTGTTATACTGCAATATCAATGAAGTGAAAAACgatttttataataatgaagtTACTCATTTAAAGACCTATTTGAATGAGGAAATGAATAATTGGAATGATGCAGAAATTTATGGTGAAATTTGGATTATCGTATTATCACTTGTTCTTGTTTCTATTATAGTTTCGGATGAAATAAGTTGTGATAATAACgatgaaataattactgATTTGTTTAATACAAACAAATTTCTTATAATAGCggcaaaaaatattcaagaaatgaTTAAAAATGAGCTTATGCCAAAATATAAGAAAACATACGATTTAAATAAACACATTTATAATCACTTTAAGGTAGGAGTTAAACaagattttgataatgaacaagataaagattttgaagatgaatTTAACAAGTCAAATGTTAATGAAAGGATTCAAAGCATGGTAATAGATCAAAATCAAGGTAGTGATACTTTAATGGAAACAATGAATTTAgagaatattgaaaataatagccaaaatattgaaaaaatatatttaagttatgttgaagatttattttctcgttcttgtttaatatttaaatactaTTGTCTACGATATCCATgtttgataaattatttgtttaaattatattcaagaattgttgatgaaataaataaaaatcagCAAATCAACAGCAGTgataataatcataataatgattataACATACTtacattattaaataaaattaaagatttgtTTAATAATCTATTTGtggaaattattttactatttaaaCATCATTATTCAAGTGAAAAAGGTaatttggatattttaataaaagaatatttaagaatattggatatatattcaagcgatcatataaaatataattatttatttgattttattattcaaatacttggaaatattaatttcagtAATTTGGAACTTTGCTTAAAagtatataatatatttaaagatacacaaaatattaacatAATAATACCAATAATTGGTTACTATGATTTACAAAAGATTAAAGAACTACTACCTGTAATAATTAGTAAATCAGATAAATCAATGATTAAAGAATGTATCAAGAATATTGTTACAAATCCATTTGCCCTAAAAGATAAAGTTATTTCATCCtctgatttattattattattaatatcataCAGTTATCCTGATGTAAATTATGTTGATAAGAAAAAGACTGTGGATATAATAGACTGTTGCTTTGAATTAACGCAGAGTAATCCACCAATATTTGATTCAGAAATTATTGCATCAGTAATTGGTAAAATTGTTCAAGATGAAAAATCAGTATTCCCAAGAACACTTGGAAGGACTCTTGTATTATCAGTAATGTACTTACCAACAGTTCgttcatttatttcatcatttgttatttcttctttgatAAGAAACTACAAAGTATGGGAGGATACTTTAACTTGGAGAGGAGTAAAGCATTGTATTCAAAAACTTTGGTGTGATTATAAAGcttcaatatttccaaGTTTAATTTTACTTCCCCAAATAGAATTTCAAGGAATATTcaatgaattaattgaaacAAATTCTGATTTAAGAGTTGATTGTAtggatattattaaaaaaacgGTAAGTTtagtaaaatattatatttttcattga
- a CDS encoding MJ1157-like thiouridine synthase (Pploop atpase) plus Zn ribbon. involved in RNA metabolism., translated as MKYSMFKRGNRVGVCISGGKDSSVLLNVLYELNKRKDYGIELELIAVDEGIKGYRDDSLEVVKYQQEYYNCPLTILSFKDMFNTTMDEIQSKSSKSNSCTYCGVFRRKALDIGSYKVNADVICTGHSCDDTCETLLLNILRGDFNRLRRCINPITNNEITTTKDQMQNHDSQNEAFLNIKPRVKPLMYCYEKEIVLYAHYLNLKYFSTECTYSVDAYRGVSREFIRKIQSFDYKYSFNMILAAQELNLEQSNSSPNYIARKCTICGYISSSTICNGCNLINALKHDNPNLILKNQRQKKKILLQES; from the coding sequence atgaAATACAGTATGTTTAAAAGAGGAAATAGAGTTGGAGTATGTATTTCAGGAGGAAAGGATTCAAGtgttttattaaatgtaTTATATGAactaaataaaagaaaagattaCGGTATagaattggaattaattGCGGTAGATGAAGGAATTAAGGGATATAGGGATGACTCTCTAGAAGTTGTTAAATATCAGCAGGAATACTACAATTGTCCCTTAACTATTCTATCCTTTAAAGATATGTTTAATACAACAATGGACGAAATTCAAAGTAAATCAAGCAAATCAAATTCGTGCACATATTGTGGTGTATTTAGAAGAAAAGCATTAGATATTGGAAGCTATAAAGTTAATGCTGATGTTATTTGTACAGGTCATAGTTGCGATGATACATGTgaaactttattattaaatatactACGTGGCGATTTTAATAGATTAAGAAGATGTATTAACCCAATAACAAATAATGAGATTACTACAACTAAAGATCAAATGCAAAATCATGATTCTCAAAATGAAGCTttcttaaatataaagCCTAGAGTTAAGCCTTTAATGTATTGttatgaaaaagaaattgtaTTATATGCGCATTATCTTAACCTCAAATATTTCTCAACAGAATGTACTTATTCTGTGGATGCATATAGAGGAGTTTCACGTGAATTCATACGTAAGATTCAAAGCTTTGATTACAAATACTCTTTCAATATGATACTTGCAGCTCAAGAACTTAACCTTGAACAGTCTAATTCTAGTCCCAATTATATAGCTAGAAAATGTACTATTTGTGGATACATTTCATCATCTACTATTTGTAATGGATGCAACCTTATTAACGCTCTTAAACATGATAATCCAAACTTAATTCTTAAAAATCAAAGacagaaaaagaaaattttattgCAAGAAAGttaa
- a CDS encoding vacuolar H-ATpase subunit D, translated as LLIYRALQAIKLKSKGAKQGYDLLKRKSDALSNKFRGMLKEIVETKRSIGNDIKEASFALAKATWAAGDFKDRIIESCKRPTVTMEVGTENIAGVRLPIFEMNVDNNSSTETCHIGVASGGQVIQSTREIYMKVLRDLVKLASLQTAFFSLDEEIKMTNRRVNALQNVVLPKLEDGMNYILRELDEIEREEFFRLKKIQEKKKEWAEAELQEKLKKDKSNSKENDSSSYDTIKNSGDSILEQKNEGILF; from the coding sequence ttgttAATTTATAGGGCTTTACAAGCAATAAAGTTGAAGAGCAAAGGAGCAAAACAAGGATATgatttattgaaaagaaagagtGATGCTTTATCAAACAAATTTAGAGGAAtgttaaaagaaattgttGAAACAAAACGTTCAATAGgtaatgatattaaagaagCGTCATTTGCATTGGCAAAGGCAACATGGGCAGCTGGTGATTTCAAAGATAGAATCATAGAATCATGTAAAAGACCAACAGTAACAATGGAAGTTGGTACTGAGAATATTGCAGGTGTTAGATTACCAATTTTTGAGATGAAtgttgataataattcatctACAGAAACATGTCATATTGGTGTAGCAAGTGGAGGTCAAGTAATTCAATCAACTAGAGAAATTTACATGAAAGTATTAAGGGATTTAGTCAAGTTAGCTAGCTTACAGACTgcattcttttctttagatGAAGAGATTAAGATGACAAATCGTCGTGTAAATGCATTACAGAATGTAGTTTTACCAAAATTAGAGGATGGTATGAATTACATTTTAAGAGAATTGGATGAAATTGAGAGAGAAGAATTCTTTAGATTGAAGAAGATTCAAGAGAAGAAGAAGGAATGGGCAGAAGCTGAACTTCAAGAGAAACTAAAGAAGGATAAAAGTAATTCTAAAGAAAACGATTCCTCCTCATACGATACAATCAAGAACTCTGGTGATTCAATTTTGGAGCAAAAGAATGAAggaattttattttaa